In one Amaranthus tricolor cultivar Red isolate AtriRed21 chromosome 8, ASM2621246v1, whole genome shotgun sequence genomic region, the following are encoded:
- the LOC130821264 gene encoding GLABRA2 expression modulator-like has translation MESNQPADDSNQAAPLEEVSLLQEKDLVEEPKQSPESTPDENGSPEGKLKSPKSVKWSEQLVSESSYTPSIDFNTSPNPSIPSNPSFKERMDTIKNLLGRWGSNVKNAAKKAEDFSGNTWQHLKTSPSFADAAMGRLVHSTKVLAEGGYENIFRQTFDTMPEELLQDSYACYLSTSAGPVMGTLYISTAKLAFCSDNPLPYKNDDQTEWSYYKVIIPLHQLKAINPSSSGVNQAEKYIQILSVDNHEFWYMSFLNYDNAVTVLQGALQSSDLQSV, from the exons ATGGAATCAAATCAACCCGCCGATGATTCAAATCAAGCCGCTCCATTAGAGGAAGTATCATTGCTTCAAGAGAAGGATCTCGTAGAAGAACCTAAACAGTCGCCGGAATCTACACCCGACGAAAATGGATCTCCGGAAGGAAAATTGAAATCGCCGAAATCGGTAAAGTGGAGCGAACAATTGGTATCTGAGTCTTCTTATACACCTTCAATTGATTTTAATACTTCGCCCAATCCTTCCATCCCGTCTAATCCTTCCTTTAAAg AAAGGATGGATACTATTAAAAATTTGTTGGGAAGATGGGGAAGTAATGTTAAAAATGCAGCTAAAAAAGCTGAGGATTTTTCTGGCAATACTTGGCAACATT TGAAAACAAGTCCTAGTTTTGCTGATGCTGCCATGGGAAGACTTGTACACAGCACTAAAGTCCTAGCTGAGGGAGgctatgaaaatatttttcgtCAAACATTTGACACAATGCCTGAAGAACTTCTTCAGGATTCCTACGCTTGCTACTTGTCTACTTCAGCTGGCCCAGTGATGGGAACATTATACATATCTACTGCCAAGCTTGCCTTTTGCAGTGATAATCCTCTTCCCTACAAAAATGATGATCAGACTGAATGGAGTTACTATAAG GTCATCATACCATTGCATCAGCTTAAAGCGATAAACCCTTCCTCAAGCGGAGTAAATCAAGCTGAGAAATATATCCAGATTTTATCTGTTGACAACCACGAGTTTTGGTACATGAGTTTCTTGAATTACGATAATGCTGTGACTGTTCTTCAAGGAGCATTGCAGTCCTCGGATTTGCAATCTGTATGA